The nucleotide window atttacccaaaaactctataaatacctatgtatttttTCAAACATCACAAAATtcaattttctcctacaattcttccaatttatctttctatcatttctttccatttccaaattgttcaacatggcAAGAGAGCATGTTAGAGGTCATAATTGGACCTTTGAGGAAGATGTTTCTTTATACTTGGCATGGGTTTCTGTTAGTGAAGATGGTGCAGTtgacacaaatcaaaataaaaaggttttgtgggataaaatcattgcaaagtttcaagaaaacTGCAACGGCGGCAGGCGGGAtggtggtggtgtttatgatcggtggaagactatcaacaaagcatgcactttatggAAGGGAAACTTGGAGAGAGCCATGGTTGGCATGCCTAGTGAAAGGAGCGCCATAGAAATTGTGAGTTTTtttcttgatattttatttgtcatgtacataatattattttgcaactaattatttttatgtattttttgcatagggtgacaaagcaatggaaatttacaagacaagagtaacaccaaaaaatcaagtttttaagttGCAACATGCTTGGGacgtcctcaaggattgtccaaGGTGGGCAATCGATGCAAACCAACAatggggaagattatttcaaCGTGAAGCCGCACCGAGAAATGAAGGTGTTGATGAAGGTGTCGATGAAATGACCCCATCTCCTTCTTTAGCTAGGCCCCCAggaagagataagcaaaaggaagcaaagagaaaagggaaggccCAAGATTCGACGAGGGGAGACTTTGCTATCGGAATTGCAAAATTGCACGAAACTCATAGCGCTAGCCAAGAAGAAGTGGCCCGAATGCGTTTGCAAATGAAGGAAATCTCAGATAGGGAGGAAAATAGGATTGAAATTGAATTCATGATGAAGGACCTCAGCAAATACActccagagaggaagaagttcttacgtgataagcaaaagaaaattatgcGAAAGTCTGCCTCaaggagtatatttcaagatgatgaatCCTCTGAACCCTATATCCCAACATTTCAACAAAGTCCATCACCAAGTGAAGATGGTGGATATGATTGttaagtttatgtagtgtatgaattatgtgttttattaattaagtttattaattgtcgtttgtattaagtttatgttgtTTATTATGTGGTTTATGTACTTTATTAAATTTATGTCTTATTAATTaagattggtgaaagttgaaagcttgctttgtgaaaaatttaatgatttttcaatatttatcggaatttaaatttttttagattaaaatgttaataaaattaatttacaatagtctacatatttatttaaaaaaaaaattgatttaagaaaaaaattagcctaagttcattttttaatatttccaagttaaaattttaggctaaaaggattggagcagaaaaaatatttttggactaaaagccaaatttttcgagcttaaaaatttgatttttaaccgAAGGTTGGAAATGTTCTTATGAGATTGTTTAAAATCACCAAACCAGTGCCAAGTCTCTCGAAGTCGAAGGGGCGAGATCAGTTTCACGTGAATGGCTGCTGTCCTCTCCCTCCGCACTATCTCCCAACTTCATCCCAACCTCTCTTCCCGGAGGGTTACCATAAAGCCCAGGGCCGCCCTCCATGGAGCCCGCAGAATGCGAGTCCCTTACCAGCTCAAACAGGAACAATCCCGTCTTTTCCACCGGCTCCCCTCCGGCCTGAACATGGAGGTAATCGTGCACAAAAGAGTTGCAGAAAAGCAATCAGACGAGGAAAAAGAGAGACCAAGTGAAAACCCACCTCTCGTTTTCGTCCATGGAAGCTACCACGCTGCTTGGTGCTGGGCTGAGCACTGGCTCCCTTTCTTTTCGGCTTCTGGGTATGATTGCTATGCAGTTAGCTTGTTGGGTCAGGTGAGTGCCTTCCATTTTTATGCTCCGCTCTGTTGATTAATTGCCATATTTTTTCCTGTCTGATTAGATGTGTCATTTGTGGTTGTCAATTCCATAACTTGAATGTTTATTTGATCAGAGTAGTCTGTAAGAATTTGATTACGTGGATTCTTATATGctgaaatttttgtttttgtattgaaTTTTGGATTATAGATGACAGGTATTATATGGAAACACTGACCACAATAAGGGGATAGAGTTTATTTCTTTTGGTGAATTATGATTTATGGGTTTACCGTCGTAACTTTTTTAGGggtttggtaaaaaaatgttcTTCATCGACACTACTAGCATCAGCCTGTGGTAGTTATGAGTCAAGTTTTAATTCCAAAAGTTAAGGAAGAAGCAATGAGTAAACTAAAGTTTGAGTCATAtaatactacagtctagtgatattcctcttcacttgtaaatgaaaggtcttaggtttgaataaaccacattattgctagcccattgtgaggctaagcccatccCCTCCCCTTATCGttcacttcaaaaaaaaaaaaaacacgtaaAGTTTGgaaacgaaaaacaaaaacttatcaaatatttatagcaaaaaataagaaaacaaaacacacttaaCCTAAaattcaaacttcaaactttcatgtcatcatcatcatcatcatatatatatcattcGTACCTTCTTTCTTTCAATTCCTTTTCTATTGTTGAGCCAAGTTTTTATACTAGTGACAATACCTCTTCCTTTGGTCTTCACTTTTGCAGAAAAGCACTTGAACTTGATAGTCTTCTTTGCTCTTAAGGATTGATTACCTTACCTATTGAACACAAGATTTTCCCCTTGTCTCTTCTCACGACAAAGTCTTTCCTCCTCCAAAACACTCATATATATCAAATCATCCAACTcccacttttgtttttgggcaCTATAAGTGGTCTTAAGTTGTCCAAACTGTAGCGGAAGAGAGTTAAGAGTGATATGAACTAAAAAGGGATCCGGGATATGAATATCCAAATGTTTCAACTTATTGGCCATACCTATCATCTTCAAGATGTGCTCGCGAACATTGCTGTTGCCATCATACCTCATAGTCGTTAAAGAACTCATTAAGTTTCCGGTTTCAGCCTTTTCAGACTCTCTGACGTTTTGTTCCACAGTATCTAAGAAGTGTTTTGCATTGTCACAACTAGGAATTCTTCCAGGAACAGTCTCAGACATGAATCTCTTCATAATCAATATAGACAAGCGATTAGATCTTTcccatttttcatacttttctctttgttcttcagAGCTATCCTCAGTCGGCTTAGGAGGTTCATCTTCCCTTAGTGCTAAGTCGAGATCCCTGATTCCAAGAGCAAATTCTATGTCCAGCTTCCACTTTGCAAAATTGTTCCTAGTCAAAGTCTCAACGGAAGAAGAATCCATAGCAGAAActggaaaaacaaaatcaatacaCATTAAGACCATGTAAATAACATGCAttacaagaaaaagaagaaacatataCATAATAATTTTCAATTGTTCTTAAAAGTGTTATACCCTAACCCAAAAATCAATCAGAAAACATAACTGTACACGTTTTGAAAAGGTACGGTAAGACTGTACACGTTGTGGGCTTTAGGGTTAGGGATTATACAAACGAAGGTGTGTAACCAAACAAAAGAGTGCGCAGAAATCACTTCCCGTTAACTTATAGGCgcaaaaaacaaaaccctaattggcTTCTGCTAAACAAAAATATGAACTTAAAATATTATTTCTGGATCTCAAATTGAGAGCGATGGCTTTGATAGAACATGTAAACTTTATGTAAATTAATATGATATTTGATTCGtaacacaaacaaaaacaaaaatataacctTTTAATCAAGTATATGAAAGAGAACAAATACCTAGTGTCATGAGATAGCGAATCAAAAGCAAAGCTTTCTGCTCTCTGCAACCCTGGATTACTTTAAAAGTTTATTGTTGTGAGAAAACAGACCTAACTTTATACAGGACCAGTAGGACAAAGTCTCACTCGTTGAAGAGTTTTTACCAAATCACTGGTCTAATAAACATAGGATTCTTAGATTCTTAGTCCAAAACCTTTTTAGTaattaaggaaaataaattttgcactatcttttctttctttttattttgatttgtttaatctaacggctaagaaaaaaaaaggagtatgATAATTATATTCACGAAATTACAGATCTTCAAGCTGCAAAACATGCCCATCAAACACCCAATTATTACTAAGATAAattcttattttcttcatcCTGATTTTTAAATTCTTAATCTATACCATTGACTTGGCACAAAATTGAGCGCAATGgctttctaggattcatacagccgaccccacttagtgggataaggcttggtTGTTGTTATACCTTTCACATAGTAGCATGTATCTGGGTGATACGTTGAGTTGGCATCGTTGTATTGTTTCTATACTAGTCTGCTTCTGACTTGTAGTACTCCTTTGATTTATCAGGGTGAAAGTGATGCACCCAGCGCTTCTGTTTCTGGTACTCTCCAGGTATAGTAGTTTTCCGCTAGAAAAAAGACTTCTTTTAATAGGAATTCACTAGTATGTGCATGCCTGTGTCTAATGGTTTCCATACTCAAAATGCTGTTCTTATTCCTGTTCACTGCATATTCTGCAGTAGACGCATGCAAGTGATGTTGCTGATTTCATCTGCAAGAAACTCACGCTTCCACCAGTATTGATTGGACACTCTTTTGGAGGGCTTATTATTCAATACTATATTGCAAACGCTAAAACTAACCAGATTTCAGGTAACTTCTACTTTTAACTACGTAGAATAAAATCTCCAGATTGATGAGACATGAGCCATAACGTTTAATGTGGTTTGGCTAAATCATGTATTGCAGGAGGGGTGAAAAAGCCCtcaataaacattgaaaacttACAAAGTATTTAAACACATTATGATAGAGTTTAGGTTTGTGGCTTCTCTTTGTATCTCCTTTAATTTTATAGTAAAACTGCTCTGTCGGCCTACAGCGATAATCTATGTAActcattattttgtttattctgaatagtttttacaattttttttcggaTTATATCATAGACAAGTAATTTTGGGTTCTATCATGATAAGTTTAACTCTGCCTGATAGGCTGATACCATAATGCACACTTTGATATTTGATACTCAAACTTTAACTGAATGCACTATCAAGTTTCCTTCCTGACTTGGGCTGTGGTATAGCTTATAAGCACATCGAATTTCATCTTATGTAGTATTTTTCTTACTTGCAAGgttatttcttatatattctttTTCTGTGCTGTTTGGCTTATTCTAGACAAGAGAGATTTGTTCCCTAAGCTTACTGGTGCTGTGCTTGTCTGCTCCGTACCTCCTTCGGGTAATAGGTAACTAACGTACTTTCCTTTGTCTGATTAtttgttcctttctttctttcaatttgAATGTAATTAGTCCAGACTGACATTTCTGATTTTCTCCAGTGGCTTAGTGTGGCGTTATCTCTTCACCAAACCTATTGCTGCTTTTAAGGTTTTGATCTTTCTTTTATACCATATTCATACTGGAAAATTGCTACACAAAACTTTAGTTAATAGATTTTTTACGCCTTAATTATATATCTTCCTTCATAACTCTGGTTCCATttttgactaaatatctctgaGGTTGCATCTTTTCATTTATACTCGTACTCAGTCTGTTCAACCTATCATCCCTTACATTCTTTGGACAGCTGTTCACCACTGTTTTCATGGATATCTAAATAGAAAATGTGATACTCTTTTCTGCAATACTTTCAGCTTTCTCATGTGTAAACAGTAGACATAGAGGTTAATTTTACGTATTATTAAGGCATTCTTTGTTTGAACTTTTGAGTAGGTTACACGCAGCTTGGCAGCTAAAGGGTTtcaaacatctctctctctttgtaaGGAGACATTTTTTTCTGCAACAATGGAGGATCACCTCGTTTTACGGTTTGTTTGCCAGCAATTCTTTTCAAGTCATTTACACATTTCATAAAATGACAGATGACGTTCAACATTATATATCTAGTATTAAGTTTAAGCATTAGTTTGTGCACGGGAAATGGAGTAATTTCATACACATTCAGTCAATTTGCCCTGGTACTACGGCTTAATTATATTTCTGCTTGAAGTTCCCATAAACTGTGTATCTGTACACTGAGCCTCATCAGAACAGAAAACTTAAGAAGTGTATTTTTAAAAATGGGTGCAATAAAGGCACTAAAGGAGGCAAGAGTGTCTGTGTCAAAAGAAACGTCCACACCAAGAGAGGGTGGTTGTCTACAGAGGACTAGAACTACTAAGCACTATGTTTGGTTGAGGAATTTTCAAATACCATGGGAAATAGGATAAATTAGTTACAAATGAACCACAAAACAATAGATGGAGTGAGGAActtgatagttcagggggcggGGGTGTATCGTGACACGTAATCTTGTAATCAAGTTTACCGAACCATGTAATCTCATGGACGTAGGGGCAAGTTTACTGAACCACGTAGTcttgtttgtttctttttggttcCCTTTGTCTTTGTTAATTGCTTGATACTTCTTCTATGCAGTTTTGTGGGATTTTTCATAAAATACAAATTTCCTTCCCAAAATGTCTTTGTTTGTGAAGATAACTTATAAAGTTCTATTTGTCTTTCAGCTATCAAGAGCTAATGAAGGAAAGTTCAAGAATGCCATTGTTTGATCTGCGGAAGCTCAATGCATCGCTGCCAGTTCCTTCAGTGCCAAAATCAGCTATTGAACTCCTCTTGTTGGGTGCAAATGATGATTTCATTGTGGTAAACTCCTTATACATACTACTTGATTCTTTCTTTAATGTTGTCAATGTAAACATGTTGGTCTGTAATTTCCACTATTTGCTTGCTTATTTCTGTTTTCCGCTATTGTTTTTCCCTGTACAAGGATGCTGAAGGCCTCAACGAGACAGGCAGGTTTTATGGTGTCTCTCCTATCTGTGTTAAAGGGGTTGCCCATGACATGATGTTGGATTGTTTACGGGAGAAGGGTGCAAAAGCTATCCTATCATGGCTCGAAGATTTGAAGAGAGAGCAACTTAGATGATTACGAAGGTAACTGTATTCAGTGTCATTTTTGCCAGTGCAGATCTAAGTTCTTACTCGTACCTTTTAACTAGAAGGAAAATTCATACGTTGTGGCAGCGAAATTAAGAAatctgaaattttgaattttatatatGAACCTGTAGAAAGACGGAATCACAAGTACTCGTTACAGGTCTCTCCTTCGGGATACTTTGGGCCTAATTCTAATTACTAAGACGTTTTTGGCCATTTTAACATCGTTGCACAAAGTGAGTCCACTGCTAAAGCACTCCATGTTACAAAAGTCCCAAAATACTAATGAATATTAAAGCCTAACATAACTCAATGCAGTGCAGGGGAATGACGTGATAAAATATGAAGTGATTTCTGCACTTTCTTTTGTCTCCCTCATGGCATTCCTTATTTTCTTCATGGACATTACGTCGAGTGGGATTCACCGGTTCTGTTTAACTAGAGTTTCTCCACCTTTAAACCGCATTTCTGGCTGCTTAGTCTTTCTGTAATGTTTAACACTAACTCATCTCAGTTGGCATCAGTAATTCTTGCCCTACAAGGTTTTCTTGTTACATACAATAAATCTTCTATTTAACTGAGTCTTCTAgactttgattttgtttttgaaatggcTAAAATCACTTTACGATAATCAAATGCACTTTCGATTGcatttagcaaaaaaaaaaaagaaaaaaaagaaaaaagaaaagaaagtgtTTATATAAGTATTTTTTGGCAAAGCACCTGCTAGATTTTAGAAAGCACTTTCATTGCTTTATGGGAAACACttggatttttatttaaaatgttgatgtgtTTTTTATAGAAGCACTTTTACCAAAATTCCGATGCACTAAATGAACTCTAAATTCTCTTTTAATTTGAACTTGAATTTAACCATTTTTGAGATTGGCTATTTATACTTATTGGAAATTCTCCTCTACACATTTTTTGTGCATGAGTGAACGATTGAGACTTACTAATTGAGATTTAGTTAAATCTCAACTGTTCACtcatgaaaagaaaaacatgCGAGTCAGCAAAACTTGTTACTTATATACTAACTGCTAGATTGGGACTGCTGTAGAATGATCCCACTAGATCAAAGTATTGGGCCGCATGCTTATTATTTTACTAGCCCGTTTGTAAATTATTACAGACCTAATAGTCATCAAACCATCGCGTACAGAAAAATTGacttcattgtttttttttttaacttctttAACCAACGATTGAAATCCATCTTATTTATGTTAGTTAGTACTACTATAGTCTACtactatttttcttcacttgtaaatgagatattttagtttttttattttatttatttaagggtACCATCTTGTGACTTCTCTATGGCAGTCCACCCTTCCAGGGGGTGAGAAGACTGACAGAGGCATTTCAACCTCCTTTAGCCACCATCGTATGATTCAACAGCGTTAGGAGTCGAACCCAAGGTGTGCCGAGTGGAATACAGGCTTGAAATTTGCTCCCAACTACTGGTGGGTTGTAAAAGGTTTAATGTTAGAAGCTCATAAATGATGAGTTCGacccttatttatttttccacctcgtaatataaatatattgatGTATAAAAAATTGATCTTATTTATAAAAACTACtaaaattgatatattttttattcGTATATTTTTACTCCATTTCATGGCACACTAGCACAGGCATTCTCATGACAGTGCTAATATTACATATTACATACGCTTattgtaaaaaaaatgaaaaaatgcaaaattaataatttgtgtGGTTTGCACTAAAGCAAAGATGTGCAACTGCGTAATGAAGTTCATCAGGCTTGGAAGAACAGGCTGCTCACACCCGCTCGATATATCTGCAACTCGGATGCGCCTGTTATGCGAATCCGAGTGTTTGCTGGTGCAAAAAGAACGTCTCCTTCTGTAATTACATCCCCTTGAACATCGCTTGCGTATATAATTCCCTCCCCGAACGTGACCACAAAAATCGAAGGCCCTGGTGCTGCAGGGAATTCCGCTGATTCTCCCTGCGGAAGTTGGCAGCGATCAACCTCAAACTCATCGAAAGGCGGGAGATACCTTGTCACATAAGGACCTACTGCAACTCCTTGCAGAATGTCAGGATACCCCTGCAAAAGAAAAGACGTTAAATTTCAGACATGCATGCGAAATGCAAGGAAAATCCGCACCAAACAAGTTGACGTTAAGAGTGTTAATTCCACGGCGGGGATGCTGTATTTTACCTGCTTGTATGTGAGCATAGAACAAAGGGTTTGAACATCCATATGCTTTGGAGTAAGGCCAGCCCTCACTACGTTGTCTGAGGTTGCCATGCACTCAACGCACTCACCAAATATGTAGGCGTGGGGTTCATTAGCCCCGATGTACAGCGCTTCTCCGGGATTAAGCTTCACATGGTTCATGAAGAAGGCAGATATAACACCCACATCAGTTGGATATTGCTTTACCAACTGCAATACCAGCTGTTCCTTCTCTGTCAAACGCCTCGCCTGCCAAAATAGCGAAAACTGTTACACAAATCCAGAATGAGCATAGCAGGATCTTCAATCAGATCATCCTACGGGCgaagaaaaaacataatttgacagTTACATTGAAGAAAAACACATCAACCAACCTGACTTTCGATGTGTAAACGATCCTTCATTTTAGTAATAACTGTGGTTATCATCTCCTTGCTGGCTAACATGAGGTGGGTGAAAACCGAACGCAGAGCGGACGTTACTTTCTCCTCCTTGTCTTGATCAGTGATTCCGGAAACTTTTTTTGCTTCTTCACTGCCAATTAGTTCTTCAATCTCAGGGACATTAGCAAGCACAACTTTAAGCTCCTGtcaaaaaagatagaaaaattATAATTGTAATTAAACGTgtaattataattaaaattaGTTGGAATGCCACATAGATCCCCATACAGAAGGCAATATTCcttgagaaaagaaaaacaaattgggaagaaaaaGGTATCCTAGCAAGAGATACTCAACGTGAAAAGTAACACTACACCTGCTCTTGACCtcaattataaaatataatctCAGTTTAATTAATGAAATAGAAGTTAATACTTCAACTAGTGATGGAATCGATTGCATTATGATTtcgggttttatttatttatcgtaGAGTATTGGAGAGGGCATCAGCAGATATTTAAGTTTTGTGTGTACAAAtagatcttaaaaaaaaaatatgaccgATTACATTTGTCGACACTTTTGTTTATTCAGGTGAAGTTCATATATAAAAATTTGGGATGATGCTAGAGAGACAATCTGCTTGATTCATATTTTGTAACATGATGTGGTAATTGATGGTGAATTCATTGTTTAAATTATTAATGAAAATATCAAACCATCAACCGACACATCATGTGATTTATATAATATGGTTTACgtagtatttttttattattaaatttgagCCCCTTGTATTAAAAAACTGTGTGCCTTCCTGTGcaaataattttattgatttttttaccaATTAAAGCAAAAATAAATGGTTTGATTTCTAAACAGTTGGAATGAGAAAAAGTAATTTTTTAACTCATTTGGTATTATATCATTATCTGCCTAAATAGTCCTCATGATTCTGATTTTGACAAGGTAAATGGCCAATTATTCAATGGGCCCCAGACAAGATTACAACTCATTTGTTTacccttgtttttttattttttatttttttattttttggaacaAGGCATTTGTTTACCTTTGTTTAATATCAAAATAAACACAATAAAAGGAGGCACGTAAACATTCAAAAGTGCTAATGATTTTCGTGAAAAgactcagcaaccaaacaattCAAACCAACCCAATGTCTAGGAAAATTATGCATAGTAGGCATAGGACAGAGATATTAAGAAGGGAATATACAGCTCTCTTtagtcaaaaattattttaagatTGTTATCGTTTCTGAGATTTAAATGAACACATGAAAATGATCTTTACCTGAGGAGTGATGAAACCACACAGAGCCTCAAAGTGGGTTGTGGCTAGGGCCATCTCAGGCTTGTGATTAGCATCCTTGTAAACATTTGGCTTCAACTTGTGCAAAATCTTGGCCAAATCCTTATCTGGGTGTGCCTGTATCGACAATGCCTTCCCCACAGAAAGCACCTaaaacacacacaacacacacacaaaaaccaaacaaagaaaactcCACACCAGAGTCCACAGCCccaaattttaaacaaaaaaacccaaaaataaaaaaaaatcaaaaaacgATAGGTTACCTTGAACAAAAAAGGGAGGTCAGAGCCCCATTTTTGGATCACCTTCTCACCAAGCACATTTGGGTTTTTGGAAATCCAATCTTTGAGAGATAGAATCTGAGACCCAATTGGGAAAAACCCATTATTCTCATCCGAATTCTGAATCAAAAAGGAAGGTCCGGACTCATGGGTTCCCATCCAAAATTCCGCATATGATTTTTCTGGGTTGATCCCAGAACCAGAGTTGAAAGCAGAGAGCCTGGCCACTTGGGAATCTTGTCCCCTCTTCCCCCAATCGTAGTTCTGAACGGAGCATCTCAGCCGCTGAAGCGAACCAGTCCTCTGGTTTTGATGCTTCATTGATTTCTTGATGACGGAGTCCATGAATGATTGGACAATTCAGTCAAGCTTGTTGTAATAAAACTGCTATCCTTTCGCCTCAGCTTTATTATaacaaaaatggagaaagggCGAACAGAGTGTGCAAATGAAGGCTAAGAGAAATGAAGGGAATGCGAATGAGATGCGCATAAGATGATGGTGGCCGTGAGGGAGGGATTTGAAGGACAAGTTGCTGCTTTTCAAAGCGTTTgaatggggagagagagagggaaattactagagagagagagagagaatgtaaGGGAGAGAGTGAAGGGGAAGTtaagagaaagagatagaggAGGAAAGTGGCAGTGGGGTCTGCACGGCTCTGAGTCTCATGACTATCCAGAAAAG belongs to Malus sylvestris chromosome 17, drMalSylv7.2, whole genome shotgun sequence and includes:
- the LOC126612150 gene encoding mannose-6-phosphate isomerase 1-like, encoding MDSVIKKSMKHQNQRTGSLQRLRCSVQNYDWGKRGQDSQVARLSAFNSGSGINPEKSYAEFWMGTHESGPSFLIQNSDENNGFFPIGSQILSLKDWISKNPNVLGEKVIQKWGSDLPFLFKVLSVGKALSIQAHPDKDLAKILHKLKPNVYKDANHKPEMALATTHFEALCGFITPQELKVVLANVPEIEELIGSEEAKKVSGITDQDKEEKVTSALRSVFTHLMLASKEMITTVITKMKDRLHIESQARRLTEKEQLVLQLVKQYPTDVGVISAFFMNHVKLNPGEALYIGANEPHAYIFGECVECMATSDNVVRAGLTPKHMDVQTLCSMLTYKQGYPDILQGVAVGPYVTRYLPPFDEFEVDRCQLPQGESAEFPAAPGPSIFVVTFGEGIIYASDVQGDVITEGDVLFAPANTRIRITGASELQIYRAGVSSLFFQA
- the LOC126612151 gene encoding uncharacterized protein LOC126612151; the protein is MAAVLSLRTISQLHPNLSSRRVTIKPRAALHGARRMRVPYQLKQEQSRLFHRLPSGLNMEVIVHKRVAEKQSDEEKERPSENPPLVFVHGSYHAAWCWAEHWLPFFSASGYDCYAVSLLGQGESDAPSASVSGTLQTHASDVADFICKKLTLPPVLIGHSFGGLIIQYYIANAKTNQISDKRDLFPKLTGAVLVCSVPPSGNSGLVWRYLFTKPIAAFKVTRSLAAKGFQTSLSLCKETFFSATMEDHLVLRYQELMKESSRMPLFDLRKLNASLPVPSVPKSAIELLLLGANDDFIVDAEGLNETGRFYGVSPICVKGVAHDMMLDCLREKGAKAILSWLEDLKREQLR